In the genome of Bacteroides mediterraneensis, the window GTCACGTTGACCACGGTAAAACAACTTTGACTGCTGCTATTACTAAAGTATTGGCAGAAAGAGGTTTCACTAAAGCTGACGAAATCAAGTCTTTCGATCAGATTGATAACGCTCCGGAAGAAAAGGAACGTGGTATTACCATCAATACTTCTCACGTAGAGTATGAAACTGCAAATCGTCACTATGCTCACGTTGACTGTCCGGGACACGCCGACTATGTAAAGAACATGGTTACTGGTGCTGCTCAGATGGATGGTGCGATCATCGTAGTTGCTGCAACTGATGGTCCGATGCCTCAGACTCGTGAACACATCTTGTTGGCTCGTCAGGTAAACGTACCGCGCTTGGTTGTATTCTTGAACAAGTGTGATATGGTTGATGATGAAGAAATGTTGGAATTGGTTGAAATGGAAATGCGCGAATTGCTGTCATTCTATGATTTCGACGGTGACAATACTCCTATCATCCGCGGTTCTGCACTGGGTGCATTGAACGGTGTAAAAGAATGGGAAGATAAGATTATCGAACTGATGGACGCAGTTGATAACTGGATTCCTCTGCCTCCGCGTGATGTTGATAAACCTTTCTTGATGCCGGTTGAAGACGTATTCTCAATCACAGGTCGTGGTACTGTAGCAACAGGACGTATCGAAGCTGGTCGCGTAAAAGTTGGTGACGAAGTTGAAATCTTGGGTCTTGGTGAAGATAAGAAATCAGTTGTAACTGGTGTTGAAATGTTCCGTAAGATTTTGGACGAAGGTGAAGCTGGT includes:
- the tuf gene encoding elongation factor Tu, coding for MAKEKFERTKPHVNIGTIGHVDHGKTTLTAAITKVLAERGFTKADEIKSFDQIDNAPEEKERGITINTSHVEYETANRHYAHVDCPGHADYVKNMVTGAAQMDGAIIVVAATDGPMPQTREHILLARQVNVPRLVVFLNKCDMVDDEEMLELVEMEMRELLSFYDFDGDNTPIIRGSALGALNGVKEWEDKIIELMDAVDNWIPLPPRDVDKPFLMPVEDVFSITGRGTVATGRIEAGRVKVGDEVEILGLGEDKKSVVTGVEMFRKILDEGEAGDNVGLLLRGIDKNEIKRGMILCHPGQVKAHSKFKAEVYILKKEEGGRHTPFHNKYRPQFYLRTMDCTGEISLPEGTDMVMPGDNVTITVELIYPVALNVGLRFAIREGGRTVGAGQITELLD